Proteins co-encoded in one Prescottella sp. R16 genomic window:
- a CDS encoding PLD nuclease N-terminal domain-containing protein produces the protein MPYLGLIVMIVWVVCLVDVILAEEHAVRNLPKVAWVFVVLFVPLLGSLLWLVAGRPDGGYPGPRRPAARSTFPEYDRPGRHVAQQSTDDEEFLRRCRERAEEQRRIAREQKRNQAEG, from the coding sequence GTGCCGTATCTGGGTTTGATCGTGATGATCGTGTGGGTCGTCTGTCTGGTGGATGTGATCCTCGCGGAGGAACACGCCGTGCGGAACCTGCCCAAGGTGGCGTGGGTGTTCGTGGTGCTGTTCGTGCCGCTGCTCGGGTCGCTGCTGTGGCTCGTCGCCGGCCGGCCCGACGGCGGATACCCCGGCCCGCGCCGGCCCGCAGCACGGTCGACGTTCCCCGAATACGATCGGCCCGGACGGCACGTCGCGCAGCAGTCCACGGACGACGAGGAATTCCTGCGCCGCTGCCGCGAACGCGCCGAGGAACAGCGGCGCATCGCCCGCGAGCAGAAGCGGAACCAGGCCGAGGGCTGA